A genome region from Triticum aestivum cultivar Chinese Spring chromosome 2B, IWGSC CS RefSeq v2.1, whole genome shotgun sequence includes the following:
- the LOC123042201 gene encoding E3 ubiquitin-protein ligase ATL6-like — translation MSTASEQQQQPPPPHRGSWSIGGTVELVAAFTAVCLALYGAVLYLNYLYVRWSGRDGVHRTGPDPEAGPATRKRDGGGGLDEAALAAMPVFRFKAEPRGAGGGEECAVCLGAMQDGDAVRALPGCSHAFHAGCVDVWLGAHATCPVCRACPALPVPAAKDGSRTAETAGREPDPESPV, via the coding sequence ATGTCGACGGCgtccgagcagcagcagcagccgccgccgccgcaccggggGTCGTGGAGCATCGGCGGGACGGTGGAGCTCGTGGCGGCGTTCACGGCGGTGTGCCTCGCGCTGTACGGGGCGGTGCTGTACCTCAACTATCTGTACGTACGGTGGAGCGGGCGGGACGGCGTGCACCGGACGGGACCCGACCCCGAGGCCGGGCCGGCGACGAGGAAGAGGGACGGCGGAGGAGGGCTCGACGAGGCGGCGCTGGCCGCCATGCCGGTGTTCAGGTTCAAGGCGGAGCCgcgcggggccggcggcggcgaggagtgcGCGGTGTGCCTGGGCGCCATGCAGGACGGCGACGCGGTGCGCGCCCTGCCTGGGTGCAGCCACGCGTTCCACGCCGGGTGCGTCGACGTCTGGCTGGGCGCGCACGCCACCTGCCCCGTCTGCCGCGCGTGCCCTGCCCTCCCGGTTCCGGCAGCGAAGGACGGCTCCAGGACGGCGGAGACCGCCGGACGGGAGCCGGACCCGGAGAGCCCGGTATAG